Part of the Dethiosulfovibrio russensis genome, TAGACCTTGAACTCAGAACGGACCTTCTTGACCCTCCGTATGAGATCGTCCACCTGGGCCATGTCACCGCTGGCCTCCTTGATCCCTGCGACGTTTTCCAAATCAGCCAACCTCAGGACCGTATCGGGATGGATGTTGCATCCCGTACGTCCCGGAACGTTGTATATCACCATCGGTATAGATATGGCCTTGGCCACCTCCCGGAAATGACGATAGAGCCCCTCCTGTGTGGGCTTGTTGTAATAGGGGGTGACGACCAAGACCCCATCCGCTCCCAGATCCTGGGCCCTCAAGCTGGACGACACCGCATGATCTGTCGAGTTGCTGCCGGTTCCCACTATCACAGGGACCCTGCCTGCCGCGGTAGCGACGGCGCAGGAGATTATCTCCGTCCTCTCCTCCTCGGAGACCGAGGGGGCCTCGCCGGTCGTGCCGAGGACGATCAGGGCCTCCACGCCACCCTCTACCTGAAAATCTATGAAACGACGAAAGGACTCCTCGTCGAAACGCCCCTCGGCAAAGGGGGTTACCAAAGCCGTTCCGGTTCCTCTGAACATCTCTCAATTCCTCCTCTCGAATTTCGGGATCCTCCGGGATCCCAGTAAATGATATCCCTATTGTACGAAAAAAGCTCGCCCCCGAAATAGGGACGAGCTCGAGCCCGCGGTACCACCCCGATTGGACGATAGGAAGTTTCACCGAATGGATTTCGCGAAGGCCTGTCCTAAAGACAAGGCCCGTCCCTCGTCGAGGGACGGGCCGAAAACCCGCGGTACCACCCTGGTTGAGCATCTTCCGACGCCCCGCTTACGGCCCTGTGACGGGAGCCTCCCGGAGAGCTTACTACGACGACCTCCACAAAGATCGCCTTTCGGCCTCGGCTCACCGGACCTTACCCCCCGAAACAACGTCTCAGGTCCCTTCCAGCCGATGGAGACCTCTCTCTGGCGAAACGTCATACGTCACAGGGGCTTCCGGTTCATCGCCTTTGACGGTATGCTTGTGTAACTCCGATATCCGGAGATTTCCGAGAATTATATACGCCTGTGTATATGAAGTCAAGTGGAAAGGATGAGATAAATGGATACCATGGTTCAGGCCAGAGAACTGAGCGGGTGGCTCACCGATCTCCGCCGGGAGATACACCTCAGACCGGGGCTGGATTTCGACCTGGAGGAGACAGCTCTGTTGGTGGAAAGAGAGCTTGACGAGATGGGGATACCGTTCAGAAGACACGCGGGAACCGGAATAGCCGGAAGAATAGAGGGGAACTCTAAGGGACCTACCGT contains:
- the dapA gene encoding 4-hydroxy-tetrahydrodipicolinate synthase gives rise to the protein MFRGTGTALVTPFAEGRFDEESFRRFIDFQVEGGVEALIVLGTTGEAPSVSEEERTEIISCAVATAAGRVPVIVGTGSNSTDHAVSSSLRAQDLGADGVLVVTPYYNKPTQEGLYRHFREVAKAISIPMVIYNVPGRTGCNIHPDTVLRLADLENVAGIKEASGDMAQVDDLIRRVKKVRSEFKVYSGNDDQAFHLVCSGGDGVISVLSNVVPRETSTMIRSALDEDLSAARKAHMKLFPMMKGLFVETNPIPVKYAVARIGYCSQEIRLPLVPLSEKARDGLDCLMDELGL